In Pseudodesulfovibrio hydrargyri, a single window of DNA contains:
- a CDS encoding TRAP transporter large permease: MEFLLILALFLVLMFIGAPIGTSLGVSAVATIMYFDLGAEMLGVNFASGIASFPLLAIPFFVLAGVILQRAGIAAHIAAFFELLVGRATGGLSIVAVLTCMFWGAMSGSGPATTAAVGMILLTPMLNNGYDKAFSGATIANASDLSIIIPPSIAFIIYGNITSVSVSALFVAGIIPGLLTGLATMFVAWYISYRRGYRGLVCRGCMADLLKALRQSFWALMAPVVILGGIYTGIFTPTEAAVVAVFYSLFVAVVIYRSIGWRDLIEILVESAVTSSVIMFIVAFAGIFTWAASVTGVIDTLADFIIKVSPNAVVMIVLVNVLLFALGMILDAISISYLLMPILIPVLSAFHVDPVFYGVIFISALAIGQATPPVGVNLFTAANLVGCEVDEIAKEAIPYVVMDFVVLIVISLIPALSLFLPEWAGLYTP; encoded by the coding sequence ATGGAATTCCTGCTCATCCTCGCCCTGTTCCTGGTCCTGATGTTCATCGGCGCGCCCATCGGGACTTCCCTGGGCGTTTCTGCCGTGGCCACCATCATGTACTTCGACCTCGGCGCCGAGATGCTGGGGGTCAACTTCGCCTCGGGCATCGCCTCGTTCCCGCTGCTGGCCATTCCCTTTTTCGTCCTGGCCGGAGTGATCCTGCAACGGGCGGGCATCGCCGCGCACATCGCCGCCTTCTTCGAACTGCTCGTGGGGCGCGCCACGGGCGGCCTGTCCATCGTGGCCGTGCTGACCTGCATGTTCTGGGGGGCCATGTCCGGCTCCGGCCCGGCGACCACGGCCGCCGTGGGCATGATCCTGCTCACCCCCATGCTCAACAACGGCTATGACAAAGCCTTTTCCGGAGCGACCATCGCCAATGCGTCGGACCTGTCCATCATCATCCCGCCGTCCATCGCGTTCATCATCTACGGCAACATCACCTCGGTATCGGTGTCCGCCCTGTTCGTGGCCGGGATCATCCCCGGCCTGCTGACCGGCCTGGCCACCATGTTCGTGGCCTGGTACATCTCCTACCGGCGCGGCTACCGGGGATTGGTCTGCCGAGGCTGCATGGCCGACCTGCTCAAGGCCCTGCGCCAATCGTTCTGGGCGCTCATGGCCCCGGTGGTCATCCTGGGCGGCATCTACACCGGCATATTCACGCCCACCGAGGCGGCCGTGGTGGCGGTGTTCTACAGCCTGTTCGTGGCCGTGGTCATCTACCGCTCCATCGGCTGGCGCGACCTAATTGAAATCCTGGTGGAGTCGGCGGTGACCAGCTCCGTGATCATGTTCATCGTGGCCTTTGCCGGCATATTCACCTGGGCGGCCTCGGTCACCGGCGTCATCGACACCCTGGCGGACTTCATCATCAAGGTATCCCCCAACGCCGTGGTCATGATCGTGCTGGTCAATGTCCTGCTGTTCGCCCTGGGCATGATCCTCGACGCCATCTCCATCTCGTACCTGCTCATGCCGATCCTCATCCCGGTCCTGTCGGCCTTCCACGTGGATCCGGTCTTCTACGGGGTCATCTTCATCTCGGCCCTGGCCATCGGCCAGGCCACGCCGCCCGTGGGCGTCAACCTGTTCACCGCGGCCAACCTGGTCGGATGCGAAGTGGACGAGATCGCCAAAGAGGCCATCCCCTACGTGGTCATGGACTTCGTGGTCCTGATCGTCATCTCGCTGATCCCGGCGCTGTCGCTGTTCCTACCCGAATGGGCCGGGCTATACACGCCATAG
- a CDS encoding zinc ribbon domain-containing protein YjdM, which translates to MENLPDCPKCRCEYVYSDGTVLICPECGHEFQADDAQEKIYKDANGNVLVDGDDVIITQDLKVKGASPLKKGTKVKNIRLIEPEDGVHDIACKIPGFGFMYLKTSVVKKV; encoded by the coding sequence ATGGAAAATTTACCTGATTGCCCGAAGTGCCGGTGCGAGTACGTGTATTCCGACGGCACCGTCCTCATTTGCCCCGAGTGCGGGCATGAATTTCAAGCGGACGACGCCCAGGAGAAAATCTACAAGGACGCCAACGGCAATGTCCTTGTGGACGGGGACGACGTCATCATCACGCAGGACCTGAAGGTCAAGGGTGCCTCGCCGCTCAAGAAGGGGACCAAGGTCAAGAACATCCGGCTGATAGAGCCAGAGGACGGAGTTCACGACATCGCCTGTAAGATTCCGGGGTTCGGTTTCATGTACCTCAAGACCTCGGTGGTCAAGAAGGTCTGA